The Deinococcus metalli genome includes a window with the following:
- a CDS encoding aldo/keto reductase — MTGRAAGRRVTDMDYRHLGRTGLKVSPLCLGTMNFGPETTEADAHRILDEALDAGVNFIDTANVYGRVAGEGVTEQIVGRWLDADKSRRGRVVLATKVYGKMGEGPNDQKLSAYHIRRACEDSLRRLKTDHIDLYQMHHIDRATPWDEIWQAMERLVQDGSVVYVGSSNFAGWNIAQANTIAAQRQFLGLVSEQSLYNLNARMIELEVLPACRAFGVGMIPWSPLGGGLLGGVLQKAEGGRRASETMQKNIEKYRPQLERYEALCRDLGHEPADVALAWLLHQDGVTAPIVGPRTSEQLAGALRALDLTLDEATLRTLDEIWPGPGGQAPEAYAW; from the coding sequence ATGACGGGCCGCGCTGCCGGGCGTAGGGTCACGGACATGGACTACCGCCATCTTGGCCGCACTGGCCTCAAGGTCAGCCCCCTGTGCCTGGGCACCATGAACTTCGGCCCGGAAACCACCGAGGCCGACGCCCACCGCATCCTGGACGAGGCGCTGGACGCCGGCGTGAACTTCATCGACACCGCGAACGTGTACGGGCGCGTGGCGGGCGAGGGCGTGACCGAGCAGATCGTGGGCCGCTGGCTGGACGCGGACAAGTCCCGGCGCGGCCGGGTCGTGCTGGCCACCAAGGTCTACGGCAAGATGGGCGAGGGCCCGAACGACCAGAAGCTCAGCGCGTACCACATCCGCCGCGCGTGCGAGGACAGCCTGCGCCGCCTGAAGACCGACCACATCGACCTGTACCAGATGCACCACATCGACCGCGCCACGCCGTGGGACGAGATCTGGCAGGCGATGGAGCGCCTCGTGCAGGACGGCTCGGTGGTGTACGTGGGCAGCAGCAACTTCGCGGGGTGGAACATCGCCCAGGCGAACACCATTGCCGCCCAGCGGCAGTTCCTGGGGCTGGTGTCCGAGCAGAGCCTGTACAACCTGAACGCCCGCATGATCGAGCTGGAGGTGCTGCCGGCGTGCCGGGCGTTCGGCGTGGGCATGATTCCGTGGAGTCCGCTGGGCGGGGGCCTCCTCGGCGGTGTCCTCCAGAAGGCCGAGGGCGGGCGCCGGGCCAGCGAGACCATGCAGAAGAACATCGAGAAGTATCGTCCACAGCTGGAACGCTACGAGGCGCTGTGCCGCGACCTGGGCCACGAGCCGGCCGACGTGGCGCTGGCGTGGCTGCTGCATCAGGACGGCGTGACCGCCCCGATCGTCGGGCCGCGCACGTCCGAGCAGCTCGCCGGGGCGCTGCGCGCGCTGGACCTCACCCTCGACGAGGCCACGCTCAGGACACTGGACGAGATCTGGCCCGGTCCGGGCGGGCAGGCGCCGGAGGCCTACGCCTGGTAA
- a CDS encoding YtxH domain-containing protein has product MMNALESLKRQVQNATEDVTHLAVSRDAEHKLLNNQKQVLALLGDVQQELRHLRRDVSRRSGGGFPWGLVIVAGAAYALYRSTPAVRDRVHDLLGTIDPGLQGNLKRAADAAKDAVHDVAQGDSPTDAVRRAAGEVKRAGEKAADGAGEAWQDAKDSARQAADDMKNSTSRGIA; this is encoded by the coding sequence ATGATGAATGCCCTTGAATCCCTGAAGCGCCAAGTTCAAAACGCCACCGAAGACGTCACGCACCTCGCGGTCAGCCGCGACGCCGAGCACAAGCTTCTGAACAACCAGAAGCAGGTGCTGGCCCTGCTGGGCGACGTGCAGCAGGAGCTGCGCCACCTGCGCCGCGACGTGTCACGCCGCTCCGGGGGCGGGTTCCCCTGGGGCCTCGTGATCGTCGCTGGCGCAGCCTATGCGCTGTACCGCAGCACCCCCGCCGTCCGCGACCGGGTGCATGACCTGCTGGGTACAATCGACCCCGGCCTCCAGGGCAACCTGAAGCGCGCTGCGGACGCGGCCAAGGACGCCGTGCACGATGTCGCGCAGGGCGATTCCCCGACGGACGCCGTTCGGCGCGCCGCCGGCGAGGTGAAACGCGCCGGTGAGAAGGCCGCCGACGGCGCAGGTGAAGCGTGGCAGGACGCCAAGGACTCGGCCCGTCAGGCCGCAGACGACATGAAGAACAGCACCAGCAGGGGGATCGCATGA
- a CDS encoding aldo/keto reductase has product MRTIPLGTSDLQVPVIAVGCMRIDSLDPAAAERFVATALEQGATFFDHADIYGKGRCEEIFADAVHMSPSVREGLILQSKCGIRPGQFDFSREHILASVDGILKRLRTEYLDVLLLHRPDALVEPDEVAAAFDELEQSGRVRHFGVSNQTPMQIELLKKSVKQPLIANQLQLSITNATMITRGFNVNMENAEAVDRDGGILDYCRLHDITIQPWSPFQFGFFEGVFLDNPKFPELNAKIDDIAAKYGVSNTTIAMAWLLRHPAHMQPVTGTMNEGRLIDCCKAADVHLTREEWYGILLAAGNTLP; this is encoded by the coding sequence ATGCGAACCATCCCACTCGGAACGAGCGACCTGCAGGTGCCCGTCATCGCCGTCGGCTGCATGCGGATCGACTCTCTGGACCCGGCCGCCGCGGAGCGCTTCGTGGCCACCGCGCTGGAGCAGGGCGCGACCTTCTTCGACCATGCCGATATCTACGGCAAGGGCCGCTGCGAGGAGATCTTCGCAGACGCCGTGCACATGAGCCCCAGCGTCCGCGAGGGTCTGATCCTCCAGTCCAAGTGCGGCATCCGGCCCGGCCAGTTCGACTTCAGCCGGGAACACATCCTGGCGTCCGTGGACGGCATCCTGAAGCGCCTGAGGACCGAGTATCTGGACGTGCTGCTGCTGCACCGCCCCGACGCTCTGGTCGAGCCGGACGAGGTCGCCGCCGCCTTTGACGAGCTGGAACAGTCCGGCAGGGTGCGGCACTTCGGCGTGTCCAACCAGACGCCCATGCAGATCGAGCTGCTGAAAAAGAGCGTCAAGCAGCCCCTGATCGCCAACCAGCTGCAGCTCAGTATCACGAACGCCACCATGATCACGCGCGGCTTCAACGTGAACATGGAAAACGCCGAGGCGGTCGACCGCGACGGCGGCATCCTCGACTACTGCCGCCTGCACGACATCACCATCCAGCCGTGGTCGCCGTTCCAGTTCGGCTTCTTCGAGGGCGTGTTCCTCGACAACCCGAAATTCCCGGAACTGAACGCGAAGATTGATGACATCGCCGCGAAGTACGGCGTGAGCAACACGACCATTGCCATGGCGTGGCTGCTGCGGCACCCGGCGCACATGCAGCCCGTGACGGGCACCATGAACGAGGGCCGCCTGATCGACTGCTGCAAGGCCGCCGACGTCCACCTGACCCGCGAGGAGTGGTACGGCATCCTGCTCGCCGCCGGGAACACGCTGCCCTGA